In the genome of Fervidobacterium nodosum Rt17-B1, the window ATTAAGAAAATGTCAGGACTTGATACTTTAGAAAACTTCAAGGAATTCCTTGAAAAAGTTGAGAACAGATACATAAAAATGATCAGAGTAAATGAAAAAAGTGAAACTCAAAAAGAAGAATTAGAGAAAAACCTAAACAGAATAAAAGTAGAAAAGAAGGAATCAGAAAAATTACTTGAAAAAACTCGAGGAGATCTTGAAGCAACAAAAAAAGAATTACAAGACGTAGATTTACAACTAGAAAAACTGAAAGAATATGAAAACATAAAAAAACAAATAGAACTTTTACAAAAAAGGTTAAACGATCTAAATAGTACAAGAAAAAATATTCTAAAAGAAAAAGTTCAAACTGTTTTAGAATTATCAACATTGATGTTCGGTTGGTTGGCAGTAGAAAAAGTTTACCAAGAAAATTTTGAAATCGACTTTAATTACAACTATTTACCTTCAAATGTAATAGAAAACGCTCTAAGTGAAAATAAATGCCCAGTTTGTGGAAAAGAATTAGATGAATTACACAGAAACCATTTAAAGTATTTTTCTTCGAATAAAGAATTCGTCATTACTAAGAAAGAATATATGGAATTAATAAAAAGTATAAAAGATTTGGAAATTAAAAGAAGAAACTTAAATAATCAATTGAGTGACACACTGCCTAAAATTGAAGAAACCGAGCAGGAACTATACACTGCCGAAGCCAATATATCTCAGACCGCTTCCGAAGAATTAGGCAAATTATACCGCAGAAGAAATGAACTTGAAAGTCAAATACAACAACTTAATCAAAGAATAGGACAATTAGACAGTAAAATTGAAATACTATCAGAAAAAGAAAAAGAGACAGAAATGAAAATTTCTGAGCTCGCAATTCAGGACTCTTCAAACATCAATAAAAAAATAGACTTTGTTAGGAAGATAGAACAAATAATAATAAAAACTATGCTCAACAGAAAAAAAGAAATAAGAGACGAAATCACTAGCTACGTGGAAGAATATTTGAGTAAATTAATGTGGAAAAGAGATCTAATAAAAAAAGTGGAAATCACAGAAAGTTTTTCATTGAATATCTTTGACAGTTATGAAAACATGATTTTAAACCGTCTATCAGGTGGTGAAAGATCAGTATTGACGTTATCATTTGCCCTTGCAATGCATAAAGCTGCAGGTGTAAATGCTCCAATAATTATAGACAGACCTTTAGCTAATATTTCAGGAGATACATATGACAAATTAATAGAAATGTTTGCAAAAATATCGGAAGAAAAACAGATAATAATAATGCTAACAGATAAAGAATACCAACAATCTGCAGAATTGTTGAACAGTCTTGCTAGTACAATACATATTTTAGAAATGAATGAAACCTCAGAAGTAATAATCTCTGATAGAATTGCAAAGGGAGAGTGATTTGATGGATTCTAGCACCTTAATCTTAAGAATTAACGAAGAGTATAATAGCATGTTAGATGAAATGACCGATAAAATAAGACAAATAGCAAACGTAACAAAAGCAAAAATGTACTTCTTGGCAGGTGCATACGGATATTATTTAAATGAAAGAGAGAAATTGCAATCTAACAATAAAGACGTTCTTCGTGTAGAATATATAGAGAAACCTGACTACAAAATTCAAGAGACAATTTTAAATAGCATTTATCACAGTCAAAAGGACAAGCTAGATGAAGAAATAAATAAATATAAACTATTTGAAGAATACGCCAACGCTGGTGTTAAAAGGTTATATAAAATCTTCAAAGAATCCGAAAATATAGAAGATTTTATCGAAACTATCGAGATAAAAATTGATGAAATAATAAAAAAACTAGGTTTTTCAATAAAGGAGGAAGCAGAAAATGAACAGGTATGAAAAAGAATTTTACGACACACTAAAAGACCTCTTCATTGGAGAAGAGATAGAAGGTAAATCTGGTTACATTAACTTAATGAAAATCAAAAGCAATTACTATTCCAAAATCGTCCAACCTGAATTGCAACAACTAATCGAAAACGAATTAATTAACAACAATATCCAAGCTTTCAAAGAAGAACTTTTCGAAAAATTGTACACCTTCTTCAAAAGATATTTCTCTGAGAGTGGTTCAATTTACTTCACTTACACCCCTTGGAGTGAAAGAATATACGAGAGAGTCTACGACCCTGAAAAAGATGTCATCCTCTTTTGGAAAACTCATATGCTTTACTATGTAAAAACAGAAAAAAACTACAAAAGCTTAGAAATAAAAATTAAAGGTATAAACGGTGAAGACATCAAATTCTACTTCGACGTATCAGAACTAGAACACAAAAAAGCAAATGAGAAAAAAGAGATAATGTTTGAATTCAAAGAAATTGATAAAGATAAAAGGATAGTGCTTAGGTGCATTTACTCAGAACGAGGAAAGCAAACAAAAATTGAGGAAATCACGAAAAATGCAAAAGAAACATACAAAGACATCACAACAGAAGACATAGAAAGAGCGATAAGAATATTTAACAAACAAAGTGAAGTAGATTACTTCATAAACAAAGATGCTGAAGGATTTCTAAAAGAACAATTAGACATGTACATATATCAGTACATGTTTGATTCAGAAAATATATGGAGTGAGAAAAGGATAAAAGAGATCCAAACATTCAAGAAAATAGCAGGTAAGATAATAGAATTCATATCACAATTTGAAAACGAGCTTGTCAAGATATGGAACAAGCCAAAATTTGTTTTTAACAGTAATTATGTGATAACAATAGACAGAATAGTTGAAAAAGAAAAGGGGTACGAAGTGCTTGATAAGATATTGAATCATGAAGGAATGGAAGAACAAATAAAAGAATGGAAAGAATTAGGGATAGTGGATGAAGGGTTCAGCAAAGAAGAGATATACAAACAAGAGCAAGGAAGTTTGTTTAGTGGAGGAACAAAAATAAACGAAAAATACAAATACTTGCCGTTAGATACGAAATATTTTAAAGACATAGAGGTTGAGATATTGGAATTATTTGACAATATAGATGAAGAACTTGATGGATGGTTGATAAAAAGCGAGAATTATCAAGCGCTAAATACGATATTACCAAAATTCAAAGAGAAAGTGCAAACGATATATATTGACCCGCCATTTAACAAGGAGCAAGAAGCAGACTATCTTTACAAAGTAGGATATAAAGATGCAACCTGGATTACAATGCTTGAGAATAGAACTAGACTTGGAAGAGATTTAATGGATGAAAAGGGAAGTATTTTTGTAAGATGTGATTATAATGGAAATGCTTATTTAAAAATGCTTTTAAATGACATTTTTGGGAAGGACAATTTTAGGAACGAGATAAATGTCAGTAGAATCAGCAAGCAAGATCCTAAAGTAAAAAGATTTAATACTGCCGCAGATTCACTTTATCTTTTTTCAAAATCCGACAATTTCAAATTCAATTTAATTTTAAAAAAACTAAGTAAAAAAAAGGAAGAAAGATGGCATGCTATGGATTCACAAGGACAAGGACAAGCAATATATATCTTTGGACATTTATTCGAACCTCCAAAAGGTAGGCACTGGACATATGGACAGGAAAAAATAAAACAGATGGAACAGGAAGGAAGGATAAGATTAAAATGTAGAAAATGTGGCTATGTTCATACTAATGGAATTTGGAGGGGATGCCCTAATTGTGGAACAGTAGAAGATGTTAAAGTAGAATATTTATTGCCTCCCACAGAAGAAAAACAAATAGATTCAAATTGGACTGATATCTCTGGTTATACATCAAACTGGGAGTTTCAAACCGAAAACTCCGAAATCCTTCTTAAGCGTGTCATAGAATCCACTTCCAACGAAGGAGATTTAGTTATGGATTTCTTTTTAGGAAGTGGCACAACAATTGCAGTAGCACATAAACTTAGAAGAAAATGGATTGGAGTAGAAATGGGAGAACATTTTTACACAGTAGTTTTGCCAAGAATGAAAAAAGTCTTAGCGTACGACAAATCAGGTATTTCAAAGGAAAAGGATGTTAAAGAAAAATACAATGAAGACAATGCTGGTGGTTTCTTTAAATACTATGAATTAGAGCAATACGAAGAAGTCTTACGTAATGCAAAATATGAGCATGGCGATTTAACATTGCAACCATCACCAAGTAAAGATGTATTTAATGAATACATATTCATGAGATCACCGAAGTTTGTAGAAGCTGTTTTAAAAAGAGAAGGAAATGAATACAAAGTTGACTTGTCAAAAATTTATCCAGAGAAGAAGTTAGATATAGCAGAGACATTGTCAAATGTATTAGGAAAGAAAATAAGGAAAATTAGTAAGGAAAGCTTTGAATTGGAAGATATTGGAGAAATAAGGTATGATAATATACCAGTAGAGTATATTAAACCATTAATTTGGTGGTGAGAGAAGATGCCAAAGACAAAAAGCTCAAGAAGTGTAAAAAATACAAATGGCTTGAACATTTACCCTCTTTTAAAGAGTTTCATTGATGAAAAAGTACCAATGTTTGAAGAATTACCATATGATTGGAGAAACGTTGATTTAGAATCATTTTCGAGTACAAAGAAATTATGGGATTTTCAGATAGAGGCTTTAAAATACGCAATAAGAGGATTGTATTATTACTATGATGTTCTAAAGGCTGATAAAGAAAGATTTTGGGATGAACTGATAACATACGACAATGCTTTAGACTTACCTTCCATAATGGATATTAAGAAATCAGAAAGTGATGTATGGAAAATTTTAAGCAAATACTTTTACAGTTATGATGATAACATTTCATATAGCAATTTTATCAACAGAATGGGATTTTGGATGGCAACGGGAAGTGGAAAAACTTTAGTTATAGTCAAACTGATCGATATACTAATAACTTACATGGAAAGAGAACTCATACCAAGTAGGTATATTCTTTTCTTAACATACAGAGATGATTTAATTGATCAGTTCAAGGTTCATTTTGAAGAATTCAATAAGTCTCAAAGAGGAAAAATATTGAAATTGTATGAATTGAAAGAATTCCATAGAACTATTAATTCTAAAAAATTTTTTGAATTCCCGATCTTTTATTATCGTTCCGACAACATTTCAGACGAACAAAAAGATAAAATAATTAACTATGAACTTTATGAAAACTTTGGTAACTGGTACGTTATATTAGACGAAGCACATAAAGGAGATAAGGAATCAAGTAAATCTCAACAATATTTTTCAATTTTGTCAAGGAATGGGTTTTTGTTCAATTTTTCAGCAACATTTACAGACCCAAGGGATATTCTAACAACAGCATACGAGTTCAACCTCTCTACTTTTATAGAAAACGGCTATGGTAAAGAAATAAGGATTTTTGATGAAAATGTAAAGATAAAAATTAAGAATAATGGAAAAATAGAAGATTTCAATGAAAACGAAAAATACAAAATTATCTTAAAAACCTTGATCTTACTCGCCTACTTGAGGAAAAAATCAAGAGAAATAAGATATGTCCCAGAGTTAAATTTGGAATACCATTCTCCTTTAGCGGTATTTTTGGTGAATTCAGTTAATACAGAAGATTCTGATCTAAAACTATTATTTAGATTGATAAAAGAAATTACATCAACAGAAGGTTATGAAAAAATACTAAATTCCGAAATCTTTGAAGATGCGAAGAAAAGTATCACTCAGAACAGTCCTATTAATCCTTTTGATGAAAATCACAGCTTTTCTGGGTCAAATATTACAAAAGAAGAGTTATTAGATATCTCTCCTTCAGATATCTTGAGAGAAGTGTTTAACTCTGAAACGGCTGGTGAAATAGAAATCGTAAAGTCAAAGTCTGAGAAAGAATTAGTTTTAAAGCTTAGGACTTCAGAAACACCATTCGCTCTTATAAAAATTGGTGACACAAATCAACTGCTTAATTCTCTAATCAATGAATTTAACCTAAGAATTCAGGAAACATTTGCCGATGAGGAGTTTTTTTCAAATTTGGATGAAAAAGAGTACATAAGTATGTTGCTTGGTTCCAGAGCATTTTACGAAGGTTGGGATTCGAATAGACCAAATGTTATTGTATTTATCAATATTGGAACAGGAGATGCTGCAAAGAAGTTCGTTTTACAATCCATTGGAAGAGGGTTGAGAGTCCAGCCTATTAAAAACGGTGACAGAAAAAGGTTAGGAATGATGCCTGAATACAGTAAATACAAAAGTTATATATTACCAATCGAAACTCTCTTTGTTTGGGGAACTAAAGCAGACACAATTGAAACAATTATCGAGGGTACAAAGAAAATAATTGAGAATTCAGGCGTAAGAATAGAACTGAAAAAGAACATTGAAAGGATTGACGGACACAAGCTATTTGTTCCAACTTACAGAAAAGTAAGAAAGATAGCAGATTTTGAAAAGATGTTGGAAGATAAAAAAATTCAAAAGTACGTTATTAACAGTATTGATTTTGAAGATACAAAGAGTGTGTTTGATAACATTTCTGATGAAATGTTGTATTTCTTTTACCTTACAAACGAAGACGAGCCAGTGGAAAGAATAAAGATTTTAAGAAAATTATTCGAAGATAGTTACTGGGACAAATTTTTCCGAAAAGACAATAACAAGAAAAGGCTAGGTTGGTTTGAGTGTATCAAAGATATATTCAGATATATAAACAATCAAATAATCTTTGAAACAATTCCAGATATTGAAGAATGCGAAGAACCTATAATACATTATAAGGGAATAAAGATAAAATTACCTAGGGAAAAAGAGATAAATGAAGTGAGGGAAGCTATTGAAGAAGTTTACAACGAAGAATACGAAAAGAAAATAAGCATAACAGGGAAAGGTAAATATGAAATTGAAATTGACTTCATAAAAGAACACTATTTTATCCCTGTGATAAAAGCTCTGGATAAAGAAGCAGTAAAGAATCTGTTGGCGAATATTCTTAGAGAAGAAAGTGAAATAGATTTTATTGATGAATTAAAAAGAAAATCAAAACATTTTGAAAGATTTGACTGGTGGCTGTTTAGTAAAGTAATTCAAAAAGTTGATGAAATATACATACCATATACAAATGATGATAATGGGGCTCTAGAAAAGTTTTATCCTGATTTTGTCTTTTGGTTTAAAAAAGATAATAAATATCTTGTTGCCTTTGTTGATCCAAAATCAACTGAATTTACCAGTGGTTATAGAAAGATAGATGGATTTATCAGACTATTTTATGAAAATGACAAACCAAAAATATTTGAAAAAGACGGATTTAAAGTAATTTTCGATCTGTATTTATACAATAAAAAAGCTGCCGCACCAGAAAAATACCAAGATTTCTGGATTAAAAACATAGAGGAACTTGCTGAAAGGTTAACTAAGAGATTTGATAACATGCCATGAAATAGTTAAAAAGGTGGCTCTAGCAAGCCACCTTTCTGTTTTATTACATCCACTAAATATTCATGCAAAAATTCCAAAATTTTAACTGGCAAATTTGAAATAAAGAATATTAAATTAGCTCATACTAACTAAAATAATAGAAAATATCAACTTTGATATATTAATTTAGTTTTTTAATAGTTCATATTTGGAACAGCACAGTAGCTATAAAAAATAAAACAGAAAACATTTTTGTTAGACAGCCAGAAGACACAGAAGATACCGCAAACCTAGAATTGATAAACAAAGGATTAAAGGCTGTAAACATAATTGGCGAAATACTAGAAAAAGAAAAAAGCATTGAAGAACATATAATAGACATACTAAGAGATAGAAAATTGAAAGCTTCCCAAATAAGAGAAGAGCTAAAAAAGAAAGGAATAGAAATCTCTTCCCAAAAACTTACACACCTGATAAAAAGTATTCCAAATATTGAGACAGAAAAAGATAGTGCTGGTAATAGATACTATCTAAAAGACTCTCCTGAACAATCCCAAATATCTTACGAAAACCTTCCTTTGTTCAGAGAAGTGAAAAAATAAAATCTCTGTTTTGAAAATGCGCAATTACTTATGATTTATCCCAGACCATCTTATAATACAAAATTTCTTTTAATTTACTAATTTTTCTACCCACGTTTTTTAATAATATTCAAAAGCACCTTGAAAAAATCTTGATTTGTTTAAAAATATAGAACTTTAAATTTTTAGAGCTTTAATAAATACCCATTCTTTTTCAACCAATCTTCATATTTTTTATAGTCAGGCATGAGTGCTTTTACTTTTACCCAAAAGGCTTTGCTATGATTTTTCTCCTCAAGATGAACAATTTCGTGCACAATAACGTAGTCTATAACAGAAAGTGGTGCCATAATAAGTCGCCAAGAAAAATTCAAATTTCCTTTATAAGAGCAGGATGCCCATCTCTTTTGGGCATTTGTTATGTTTATTTTGTTATACTTAAATCCTCTTTTTTGAGCCCACCAGTTTACCCGTTCTGTAATCTTTTCATATGCAGCCTTTTTGTACCAATCTATGAATACATTTTTTGCGTCATTCAAAACATCTTTTGAAAGATAAAAACCATTTTCAAATTTAAGTGGGACATCTTGTTTTTCCACTACATGCAATTTATAATACTTACCGAGATACAAAAATCCCTCTCCACTTACAAATTCTTTTGGCAAGATTTTAGGATCTCTTGCATCTATTTCCTGCTTATTTTTATAAATCCAATTTTTATGCTTATTTATAATTTTCCAAATACTTTCCTCGCTCAAATTAAATGGAACTCTAATAATTAATGTTCCATTGTCTGTTATTTGCAAAGCTACCGTTTTTCTTTTTGAACGTATTATTTTTTCAATTTTTATCTCTTCCATTACTATCACTTCCTAAAGTGATAATAAGCAAGTTCTATTAGTTTCTGAGCAATTTCATTTCTTTTTTTGTGTACAATATTCTTGATATCAGCCATATATGGTTCATGTTCTTCACTTACAGTTTCATGTTTTCTTTTAAAAGCTGGAGATGATAGTTTAATCAAATGCCTGGTTAGATATGATTTAAGATTATTTTGTTTCGTTGGATTTTCCCAAAAGTCAACTTTTTGAACTTCTCTTTTGATTATCTCTATAACATCTCTGGTTGTATTAACAAGAAAATCTATTTCACTATCAGTTAATTCGTTAACAGTTTTTTTACCAAATATTTCACTTTTAATCAAACCAAAAAATGGCATTTCCTTCTTAGGTTCAAATCCAAACGTTTGTTCAACTTCTCTACCTTTTTTAACTTCTTCTCTTAATTTCTTAAGTTCTTCATATAGAGCATCCCAATTTTCCTTATACTCCTCAAGTATCTTCTTCAATCTATCAGAAAATCTTTCATAAAATTCTGGGTCTTCTTCCCAATATTCTTCAATATGTTCAATGATTGCATTCTTAAGTTCTTGAGTTTTTACTTTACTTGTTTTTCTATGAAGCTTTTCTAAAAACTTGTCTTCTAAAAGAGGAGTAGGTGGTATTTTGGGATCTATCCCTTTTGAAATCAGATACTCTTCAACAATTTCTCTTATCTTATTACTTGCATCTTTTATGCTTAACTTATCATCTCTATATACATTTCGTGCTGACTCTTTTATGAAAGCAAGAATTTTCAAGTCAGTAAGGTATTTTAATGCTGCGAAGTCAGGAAGAACCTCGTCCATACAATGATTAAACCGCCTAACAAGAGCTATAAACTCGTTTCTAATATTTTTATCAACAAGAATATCAATACACTCATCTATATCCTCACGCCAATTTCTAATGCCATGTTTTTTAAAAAATTCTTCAATAAGATTATGAACATACTTTAACTCATCGATGCTTTTTGCTTTGTCCTTTACAACCTGTGAAATTTCTTCGATATCCTCATCAGCGTAAATAGCCAGAGCCTCTTTTAAATGTTTTAGAACTCCTACATAGTCTACAACAAAACCACATGACTTATTTTTATAAACTCTATTCACTCTTGCAATAGCTTGTAGCAAGTTATGTCCTTTAATCACATTATCAAGATACATAACTTGCTCTATAGGTGCGTCAAAACCAGTTATCAGCATGTTTTGAACAACCAAAATACCAACATTTCCACTGATACCATTTTCATTTACCTTGTCAAATGGAAGCCTAAAACTTTTTATTATTCTCTCGTGCTCATTGGGGTCTGTGTAATTACGATACTCAGGTGGATCATTTTGAGCACCTGAAATAACCACTCCAACTTCCAATTTTTTCAACGTTTCTAAATCTATTTTTGAGTTATTTTCTTTTTCCAATTCAAAAATTTTCTCCTTGAGAGATTCTTCAAGCGCTCTTTTATACCTTATCGCTGCAAGACGCGATGCCGTAACAACCTGGGCTTTAAATTTATTTGGGAATATATGAGCTATGTAATGTTCTATCATATCTCTAGCCTTGTCACGAATTACCTCTTCCGCTTCGAGATATGCTTTCCATACGAATTTTCCCATTATCATTCTCTTAGTATCTTTATCAGCGTCGCTAAAAACATCCTCAAATTTTGCATTTGCCGCTTCTTCATCTGAAATCTCCGCACTATGAACTCTTCCTTCATATACAATATCAACGGTTACACCATCTTCAACTGCCTGTTTTATGCTGTACTTGTCTATATAATCGCCAAATGTTATCTCAGTCTTTTCTATAGGTGTACCTGTAAACGCTATTTTTGTTGCATTTGGAAGAGCTTTTCTTAAATTTGCGCCTAGCAACTTGTATTGAGTTCTGTGTGCCTCATCTATCATTATTAGAATATTAGATGATGTATTTAATACAGGAAATTCTCCTTCTAATTCCCTCTCTTGAAATTTATGAACAATAGCCATAACAAGTTCTGGTGTGTTAGTTTTTAAAAGCTCTTTGAGTTCATTAATGCTTCTAGCTAACCTAACAGTAAAACCCACACTTTTTGATGTTTCATTCAACTGCTTTTCAAGATCTCTTCTATCTGTAACAAAAACAACTTTGTAATTCCCAAACTCAGGATTATGATATAACTCGCGAACCATAAACATCATTGTCAAAGACTTACCTGAACCTTGGGTATGCCAAACTATGCCCCCTCTTTCGTCCGGTGTTTTACCTTCTTTTAACCTTTTTACCATCTTCTTTACCGCTCTAAATTGCTGATATCTCGCAACAACCTTTACCATTTTACTCTTTGGATCTTCCTTAAAGATGGTGAATGTGTGGAGCAAATCAAGAAGGTTTTCTTTTGAAAGCATACCATGAATCAAAACTTGCTGGCTTGTTACATTTCCATCTGGATTTACATCTGACAATGAAAAAGGATAAGGGTCTTTCCACTCAACAAAGTGCTCATACTCTGAGGTTACTGTGCCATACTTTGCGACCTGATTGGATGTAGCTACTACAAATAGGTTGTACCAGAAAAGCTTTTCATTTCCCTCACTTACGCC includes:
- a CDS encoding DEAD/DEAH box helicase family protein, coding for MPKTKSSRSVKNTNGLNIYPLLKSFIDEKVPMFEELPYDWRNVDLESFSSTKKLWDFQIEALKYAIRGLYYYYDVLKADKERFWDELITYDNALDLPSIMDIKKSESDVWKILSKYFYSYDDNISYSNFINRMGFWMATGSGKTLVIVKLIDILITYMERELIPSRYILFLTYRDDLIDQFKVHFEEFNKSQRGKILKLYELKEFHRTINSKKFFEFPIFYYRSDNISDEQKDKIINYELYENFGNWYVILDEAHKGDKESSKSQQYFSILSRNGFLFNFSATFTDPRDILTTAYEFNLSTFIENGYGKEIRIFDENVKIKIKNNGKIEDFNENEKYKIILKTLILLAYLRKKSREIRYVPELNLEYHSPLAVFLVNSVNTEDSDLKLLFRLIKEITSTEGYEKILNSEIFEDAKKSITQNSPINPFDENHSFSGSNITKEELLDISPSDILREVFNSETAGEIEIVKSKSEKELVLKLRTSETPFALIKIGDTNQLLNSLINEFNLRIQETFADEEFFSNLDEKEYISMLLGSRAFYEGWDSNRPNVIVFINIGTGDAAKKFVLQSIGRGLRVQPIKNGDRKRLGMMPEYSKYKSYILPIETLFVWGTKADTIETIIEGTKKIIENSGVRIELKKNIERIDGHKLFVPTYRKVRKIADFEKMLEDKKIQKYVINSIDFEDTKSVFDNISDEMLYFFYLTNEDEPVERIKILRKLFEDSYWDKFFRKDNNKKRLGWFECIKDIFRYINNQIIFETIPDIEECEEPIIHYKGIKIKLPREKEINEVREAIEEVYNEEYEKKISITGKGKYEIEIDFIKEHYFIPVIKALDKEAVKNLLANILREESEIDFIDELKRKSKHFERFDWWLFSKVIQKVDEIYIPYTNDDNGALEKFYPDFVFWFKKDNKYLVAFVDPKSTEFTSGYRKIDGFIRLFYENDKPKIFEKDGFKVIFDLYLYNKKAAAPEKYQDFWIKNIEELAERLTKRFDNMP
- a CDS encoding site-specific DNA-methyltransferase, with amino-acid sequence MNRYEKEFYDTLKDLFIGEEIEGKSGYINLMKIKSNYYSKIVQPELQQLIENELINNNIQAFKEELFEKLYTFFKRYFSESGSIYFTYTPWSERIYERVYDPEKDVILFWKTHMLYYVKTEKNYKSLEIKIKGINGEDIKFYFDVSELEHKKANEKKEIMFEFKEIDKDKRIVLRCIYSERGKQTKIEEITKNAKETYKDITTEDIERAIRIFNKQSEVDYFINKDAEGFLKEQLDMYIYQYMFDSENIWSEKRIKEIQTFKKIAGKIIEFISQFENELVKIWNKPKFVFNSNYVITIDRIVEKEKGYEVLDKILNHEGMEEQIKEWKELGIVDEGFSKEEIYKQEQGSLFSGGTKINEKYKYLPLDTKYFKDIEVEILELFDNIDEELDGWLIKSENYQALNTILPKFKEKVQTIYIDPPFNKEQEADYLYKVGYKDATWITMLENRTRLGRDLMDEKGSIFVRCDYNGNAYLKMLLNDIFGKDNFRNEINVSRISKQDPKVKRFNTAADSLYLFSKSDNFKFNLILKKLSKKKEERWHAMDSQGQGQAIYIFGHLFEPPKGRHWTYGQEKIKQMEQEGRIRLKCRKCGYVHTNGIWRGCPNCGTVEDVKVEYLLPPTEEKQIDSNWTDISGYTSNWEFQTENSEILLKRVIESTSNEGDLVMDFFLGSGTTIAVAHKLRRKWIGVEMGEHFYTVVLPRMKKVLAYDKSGISKEKDVKEKYNEDNAGGFFKYYELEQYEEVLRNAKYEHGDLTLQPSPSKDVFNEYIFMRSPKFVEAVLKREGNEYKVDLSKIYPEKKLDIAETLSNVLGKKIRKISKESFELEDIGEIRYDNIPVEYIKPLIWW
- a CDS encoding M48 family metallopeptidase, encoding MEEIKIEKIIRSKRKTVALQITDNGTLIIRVPFNLSEESIWKIINKHKNWIYKNKQEIDARDPKILPKEFVSGEGFLYLGKYYKLHVVEKQDVPLKFENGFYLSKDVLNDAKNVFIDWYKKAAYEKITERVNWWAQKRGFKYNKINITNAQKRWASCSYKGNLNFSWRLIMAPLSVIDYVIVHEIVHLEEKNHSKAFWVKVKALMPDYKKYEDWLKKNGYLLKL
- a CDS encoding type I restriction endonuclease subunit R, encoding MFYKLDEEHYVENSFLFHLQRLGWKIYRQNKDNPEDTKEIISFTSSLEPEYGESQKFRESFKEVILEGVLRESLKRINPWIEDDQISEVVRRIITPQSNSLLEANKEIHDLLLENTSVSENRKTGEKSPTVKFIDFKNPDNNSFIAISQFKVNITGTEKHIVPDIVLFVNGLPLVVVECKSPAVADPISEAITQLMRYCNRRGVSEGNEKLFWYNLFVVATSNQVAKYGTVTSEYEHFVEWKDPYPFSLSDVNPDGNVTSQQVLIHGMLSKENLLDLLHTFTIFKEDPKSKMVKVVARYQQFRAVKKMVKRLKEGKTPDERGGIVWHTQGSGKSLTMMFMVRELYHNPEFGNYKVVFVTDRRDLEKQLNETSKSVGFTVRLARSINELKELLKTNTPELVMAIVHKFQERELEGEFPVLNTSSNILIMIDEAHRTQYKLLGANLRKALPNATKIAFTGTPIEKTEITFGDYIDKYSIKQAVEDGVTVDIVYEGRVHSAEISDEEAANAKFEDVFSDADKDTKRMIMGKFVWKAYLEAEEVIRDKARDMIEHYIAHIFPNKFKAQVVTASRLAAIRYKRALEESLKEKIFELEKENNSKIDLETLKKLEVGVVISGAQNDPPEYRNYTDPNEHERIIKSFRLPFDKVNENGISGNVGILVVQNMLITGFDAPIEQVMYLDNVIKGHNLLQAIARVNRVYKNKSCGFVVDYVGVLKHLKEALAIYADEDIEEISQVVKDKAKSIDELKYVHNLIEEFFKKHGIRNWREDIDECIDILVDKNIRNEFIALVRRFNHCMDEVLPDFAALKYLTDLKILAFIKESARNVYRDDKLSIKDASNKIREIVEEYLISKGIDPKIPPTPLLEDKFLEKLHRKTSKVKTQELKNAIIEHIEEYWEEDPEFYERFSDRLKKILEEYKENWDALYEELKKLREEVKKGREVEQTFGFEPKKEMPFFGLIKSEIFGKKTVNELTDSEIDFLVNTTRDVIEIIKREVQKVDFWENPTKQNNLKSYLTRHLIKLSSPAFKRKHETVSEEHEPYMADIKNIVHKKRNEIAQKLIELAYYHFRK
- a CDS encoding ATP-binding protein, which codes for MIILRLEKIKLYNFKQYRDFEIDFSKFPQDNKDFHVIVAKMGVGKSNLLEAINWCLYGKELFGNIAKPTDPNVLSNSCLDKDGTHTVRVVLNLKDTDKNEYFINRYSKFKVSDRKATSLNEVYLIFGKNNELVRKELDAKKEVEILMPEDLRDHFFFNGERLDNYFDNVQSEKITKVIKKMSGLDTLENFKEFLEKVENRYIKMIRVNEKSETQKEELEKNLNRIKVEKKESEKLLEKTRGDLEATKKELQDVDLQLEKLKEYENIKKQIELLQKRLNDLNSTRKNILKEKVQTVLELSTLMFGWLAVEKVYQENFEIDFNYNYLPSNVIENALSENKCPVCGKELDELHRNHLKYFSSNKEFVITKKEYMELIKSIKDLEIKRRNLNNQLSDTLPKIEETEQELYTAEANISQTASEELGKLYRRRNELESQIQQLNQRIGQLDSKIEILSEKEKETEMKISELAIQDSSNINKKIDFVRKIEQIIIKTMLNRKKEIRDEITSYVEEYLSKLMWKRDLIKKVEITESFSLNIFDSYENMILNRLSGGERSVLTLSFALAMHKAAGVNAPIIIDRPLANISGDTYDKLIEMFAKISEEKQIIIMLTDKEYQQSAELLNSLASTIHILEMNETSEVIISDRIAKGE